The proteins below are encoded in one region of Mycobacterium shinjukuense:
- a CDS encoding 1,4-dihydroxy-2-naphthoate polyprenyltransferase yields MASFAQWISGARPRTLPNAVAPVLAGTGAAAWLHAAVWWKALLALVVAVALIVGVNYANDYSDGIRGTDDDRAGPTRLVGARLAAPRSVLTAALVALTVGAVAGLALAVLTAPWLVAVGAVCIAGAWLYTGGSKPYGYVGFGELAVFVFFGLVAVLGTQYTQALRVDWVGLILAVATGALSSAVLVANNLRDIPSDARAGKITLAVRLGDARTRLLYQGLLGTAGVLTLVLMAATPWCAVGWVAAPLALRAARPVRSGRGGPQLIPVLRDTGLAMLVWATAVAAALAFGQLS; encoded by the coding sequence GTGGCCAGTTTCGCGCAGTGGATCTCCGGGGCGCGGCCGCGCACGCTGCCCAACGCCGTGGCGCCCGTGCTGGCCGGCACCGGCGCCGCGGCCTGGCTGCACGCCGCCGTGTGGTGGAAGGCGCTGTTGGCACTGGTCGTCGCGGTCGCGCTGATCGTCGGGGTGAACTACGCCAACGATTACTCCGACGGCATCCGCGGCACCGATGACGACCGGGCCGGGCCGACTCGATTGGTGGGCGCGCGCCTGGCGGCCCCGCGGTCGGTGCTGACGGCGGCCCTGGTTGCCCTGACGGTGGGCGCGGTGGCCGGGTTGGCCCTGGCGGTGCTGACGGCGCCCTGGCTGGTCGCGGTCGGCGCGGTGTGCATCGCCGGGGCCTGGCTGTACACCGGCGGCTCCAAACCCTACGGCTATGTGGGTTTCGGCGAGCTCGCGGTGTTCGTGTTCTTCGGCCTGGTCGCCGTCCTTGGCACGCAGTACACCCAGGCGTTGCGGGTCGACTGGGTGGGGCTGATCCTGGCGGTGGCAACCGGCGCGCTGTCGTCGGCGGTGCTGGTGGCCAACAACCTGCGCGACATCCCCAGCGATGCGCGGGCCGGCAAGATCACGCTGGCGGTGCGGCTGGGCGATGCCCGGACCCGGCTGCTGTACCAGGGGCTGCTGGGCACCGCCGGGGTCTTGACCTTGGTGCTGATGGCGGCCACCCCCTGGTGTGCCGTGGGCTGGGTGGCCGCGCCGCTGGCGCTTCGCGCCGCGCGGCCGGTGCGCTCCGGCCGCGGCGGGCCGCAGTTGATCCCGGTGCTGCGTGACACCGGGCTGGCCATGCTGGTGTGGGCGACCGCGGTGGCGGCGGCGTTGGCGTTTGGCCAGCTGAGTTAG
- the resB gene encoding cytochrome c biogenesis protein ResB encodes MGTALVLLFLLALGAIPGALLPQRTLNAGKVDDYLAAHPVLGPWLDELQAFDVFSSFWFTAIYVLLFVSLVGCLVPRMIEHARSLRATPVSAPRNLARLPKHASSTAVGNPEELAATIAGRLRGWRTITRHNDQAVELSAEKGYLREFGNIVFHFSLLGLLVAVAVGKLFGYEGTVVVIADGGPGFCSASPAAFDSFRAGNTVDGTSLHPICLRVNDFAAHYLPSGQATSFAADIDYQAGNDLTTNTWRSYRLAVNHPLRVGGDRVYLQGHGYAPTFTVTFPNGQARVSTVQWRPDNPRTLLSSGVARIDPPAGSSPNADERRKHQIAIQGLLAPTEQLDGTLLSSRFPALDDPAVAIDIYRGDTGLDSGRPQPLFTLDPRLIEQGRLTKEKRVNLRAGEQVRIDQGPAAGTVVRFDGATPFVNLQVSHDPGQRWVLVFAITMMAGLLVSLLVRRRRVWVRITPAVAGTVNVELGGLARTDNSGWGDEFERLTARLLAGFDVRSPDMADMADAAAGTGRDVT; translated from the coding sequence ATGGGCACCGCGCTGGTGCTGCTGTTCCTGCTCGCGCTGGGCGCGATACCGGGCGCGCTGCTGCCGCAGCGCACCCTCAACGCCGGCAAGGTCGACGACTACCTGGCCGCGCATCCGGTGCTCGGCCCGTGGCTGGACGAGCTGCAGGCCTTCGACGTGTTCTCCAGCTTCTGGTTCACCGCCATCTACGTGTTGCTGTTCGTTTCCCTGGTCGGCTGCCTGGTCCCGCGGATGATCGAGCATGCCCGCAGCCTCCGGGCCACGCCGGTGTCCGCCCCGCGCAACCTGGCCCGGCTGCCCAAGCACGCCAGCTCCACCGCCGTCGGCAACCCCGAGGAGCTGGCGGCCACCATCGCCGGCCGGCTGCGCGGCTGGCGCACCATAACCCGGCACAATGACCAGGCCGTGGAGCTATCCGCCGAAAAGGGCTACCTCCGCGAATTCGGCAACATCGTGTTCCACTTCTCGCTGCTGGGGCTGTTGGTCGCGGTGGCCGTCGGCAAGCTGTTCGGCTACGAGGGCACCGTGGTCGTCATCGCCGACGGCGGTCCCGGCTTCTGCTCGGCGTCGCCGGCGGCGTTCGACTCGTTTCGCGCCGGAAACACCGTCGACGGCACGTCGTTGCACCCGATCTGCCTGCGGGTCAACGACTTCGCGGCGCACTACCTGCCGTCCGGGCAGGCCACCTCGTTCGCCGCGGACATCGACTATCAGGCCGGCAACGACCTGACGACCAACACCTGGCGGTCCTACCGGCTGGCGGTCAACCACCCGCTGCGGGTCGGCGGCGACCGGGTGTACCTGCAGGGCCACGGCTACGCGCCCACCTTCACGGTGACGTTCCCCAACGGGCAGGCCCGGGTGTCGACCGTGCAGTGGCGGCCCGACAACCCACGGACCCTGCTGTCGTCGGGTGTGGCCCGCATCGACCCGCCGGCCGGCAGCTCCCCCAACGCCGACGAGCGTCGCAAGCACCAGATCGCCATTCAGGGCCTGCTGGCCCCCACCGAGCAGCTCGATGGCACGCTGTTGTCGTCGCGCTTTCCGGCGCTCGACGATCCCGCGGTGGCCATCGACATCTACCGCGGCGACACCGGCCTGGACAGTGGCCGCCCCCAGCCGTTGTTCACCCTGGATCCCCGGCTGATCGAGCAGGGCCGGCTGACCAAGGAGAAGCGGGTCAACCTGCGGGCCGGTGAGCAGGTCCGGATCGACCAGGGCCCGGCGGCCGGTACCGTTGTCCGCTTCGACGGCGCCACGCCGTTCGTCAACCTGCAGGTTTCCCACGACCCCGGCCAGAGGTGGGTGCTGGTTTTCGCGATCACGATGATGGCCGGTCTGCTGGTGTCGCTGCTGGTGCGCCGCCGCCGGGTATGGGTACGGATCACCCCGGCGGTCGCCGGTACGGTGAACGTCGAGCTGGGCGGCCTGGCACGCACCGACAACTCCGGGTGGGGTGACGAGTTCGAGCGGCTGACCGCGCGGCTGCTGGCCGGGTTCGACGTGCGGTCCCCCGACATGGCCGACATGGCCGACGCGGCCGCGGGCACCGGAAGGGACGTCACATGA
- a CDS encoding S-methyl-5'-thioadenosine phosphorylase: MLAVIGGSGFYTFFDSAGAVRTIDPDTPYGRPSAPITIGTIGEHEVAFLPRHGAGHRYSAHTVPYRANMWALRALGVRRVFAPCAVGSLRPGLRPGVIVVPDQLVDRTTGRADTYFDSGGVHASFADPYCPTLRTVLAGLPGVVDGGTMVVIQGPRFSTRAESQWFATAGFSLVNMTGYPEAVLARELELCYAAIALVTDVDAGVAVGDGVKAAEVFAGFGENVQLLKTLVRAAIGRVGGERTCTHCRHHAGVALPFELP, encoded by the coding sequence ATGCTGGCAGTGATCGGCGGCAGCGGCTTCTACACGTTCTTCGACTCCGCCGGGGCGGTGCGCACCATCGACCCGGACACCCCGTACGGTCGGCCCAGCGCGCCGATCACGATCGGCACGATCGGGGAGCACGAGGTCGCGTTCTTGCCGCGGCACGGTGCGGGTCACCGCTACTCGGCGCATACGGTGCCCTACCGGGCCAACATGTGGGCGCTGCGGGCACTCGGGGTACGACGGGTGTTCGCGCCGTGCGCGGTGGGCAGCCTGCGCCCCGGGCTGCGGCCGGGTGTGATCGTCGTGCCCGACCAGCTTGTCGACCGCACCACGGGTCGAGCCGACACCTATTTCGACTCCGGCGGTGTGCACGCCAGCTTCGCCGACCCCTATTGCCCGACGCTGCGGACGGTGCTCGCCGGTCTGCCCGGTGTGGTCGACGGCGGCACCATGGTGGTGATCCAGGGCCCGCGGTTTTCCACCCGCGCGGAAAGCCAGTGGTTCGCCACCGCCGGGTTCAGCCTGGTCAACATGACCGGCTACCCGGAGGCGGTGCTGGCTCGGGAACTTGAACTATGCTATGCGGCAATAGCTTTGGTGACCGATGTGGACGCCGGTGTCGCGGTCGGCGACGGCGTGAAGGCCGCCGAGGTGTTCGCCGGGTTCGGGGAGAACGTGCAGCTGCTCAAGACGTTGGTGCGCGCCGCGATCGGCCGGGTGGGCGGCGAACGCACCTGCACCCACTGTCGGCACCACGCCGGTGTCGCGTTGCCGTTCGAGCTGCCGTGA
- a CDS encoding MinD/ParA family ATP-binding protein, which produces MTEHPTMGAPRGYDDNATTDHPTIQLPAQPYAGAPPPETGAETAGRGFAGYRTEPVAAAPKPGGPPPPGPPADPPPWDSAPATGSLTGPPRVDPTAYGAYHPGPVQTPPAPAERPPYRPEPVPHTPYPELSTTMLLRPVKPPPSEGWRRVLYVLSGRLINVGEGPRATRYNNLVAQVNRPLRGCYRVAMVSLKGGVGKTTITATLGATFADLRGDRVVAVDANPDRGTLSQKVPLETPATVRHLLRDADGIERYGDVRGYTSQGPSGLEVLASDADPAASDAFSADDYTRTLEILERFYGLVLTDCGTGLLHSAMSAVLARSDVLVVVSSGSIDGARSASATLDWLEAHGHDDLVRNSVAVINAVRPRAGKVDVGKVIEHFARRCRAVRVVPFDPHLEEGAEIVLDRLQRGTREALTELAAVIADGFPGDQRRVNPGVTER; this is translated from the coding sequence GTGACCGAGCATCCGACGATGGGCGCCCCCCGCGGGTATGACGACAACGCCACCACCGATCATCCGACCATCCAGTTGCCGGCGCAGCCCTACGCGGGCGCGCCACCGCCGGAAACCGGCGCTGAGACGGCGGGGCGGGGCTTTGCGGGATACCGCACCGAGCCGGTCGCCGCCGCACCCAAGCCCGGTGGCCCGCCGCCGCCGGGACCGCCCGCCGACCCGCCGCCCTGGGACTCCGCCCCGGCCACCGGATCGCTGACCGGCCCGCCGCGGGTGGATCCGACGGCGTACGGCGCCTACCACCCCGGCCCGGTCCAGACCCCGCCCGCCCCGGCCGAGCGGCCCCCGTACCGTCCGGAACCCGTGCCCCACACGCCGTATCCGGAGCTGTCCACCACCATGCTGCTGCGGCCGGTCAAACCGCCGCCGTCGGAGGGCTGGCGTCGGGTGCTCTACGTGCTGTCGGGTCGGCTGATCAACGTGGGGGAAGGCCCCCGCGCGACCCGGTACAACAACCTGGTCGCCCAGGTCAACCGGCCGCTGCGGGGCTGCTACCGGGTCGCGATGGTGTCGTTGAAGGGGGGCGTCGGCAAGACCACGATCACCGCGACCTTGGGGGCCACCTTCGCCGACCTGCGCGGCGATCGGGTGGTGGCCGTGGACGCCAACCCCGACCGCGGCACGTTGAGCCAGAAGGTCCCGCTGGAGACGCCGGCCACCGTGCGGCACCTGCTGCGCGACGCCGACGGTATCGAGCGCTACGGCGATGTCCGCGGCTACACCTCGCAGGGGCCGAGCGGACTGGAGGTGCTGGCGTCGGACGCCGACCCAGCCGCGTCGGACGCGTTTAGCGCCGACGACTACACCCGCACCCTGGAAATCCTGGAGCGGTTCTACGGGCTGGTGCTCACCGACTGCGGAACCGGGCTGCTGCATTCGGCGATGTCGGCGGTGTTGGCCAGGTCCGACGTGCTGGTCGTGGTCAGCTCGGGATCCATCGATGGCGCCCGCAGCGCCTCGGCGACGCTGGACTGGCTGGAGGCGCACGGCCACGACGACCTGGTGCGCAACTCGGTCGCGGTGATCAACGCGGTGCGGCCACGCGCGGGCAAGGTCGACGTGGGTAAGGTCATCGAGCACTTCGCCCGGCGTTGCCGCGCGGTGCGGGTGGTGCCGTTCGACCCGCATCTCGAGGAAGGCGCCGAAATCGTTTTGGACCGGTTGCAGCGGGGCACCCGCGAGGCGCTCACCGAGTTGGCCGCCGTCATCGCCGATGGGTTCCCCGGCGACCAGCGACGCGTGAATCCGGGCGTTACCGAGCGCTGA
- the ccsB gene encoding c-type cytochrome biogenesis protein CcsB has translation MNTAHINIALASCSDWAFTSAVVTLVVALLLLAVELAYTRGRQLAPVAVPAGSVAADSATPGIVADAPRRPLDERVGRAGLAVLYLGIGLLAACIALRGLATMRAPWGNMYEFINLTCFAGLVAGAIVLRRPTYRPLWVFLLVPVLILLTVSGRWLYAAAAPVMPALQSYWLPIHVSVVSLGSGVFLVAGIASVLFLLRTSRLGAPDAQGAAARLVRRLPDAQTLDRIAYRTTIFAFPVFGFGVMFGAIWAEQAWGRYWGWDPKETVSFVAWVVYAAYLHARSTAGWRDRKAAWINVAGFVAMVGNLFFVNLVTVGLHSYAGVG, from the coding sequence ATGAACACCGCGCACATCAACATCGCCCTGGCCAGCTGCTCGGACTGGGCGTTCACCTCGGCGGTGGTCACCCTGGTGGTCGCGTTGCTGCTGCTGGCCGTCGAGCTGGCATACACCCGAGGCCGCCAGCTTGCGCCGGTGGCCGTACCGGCCGGATCGGTTGCCGCCGACAGCGCCACCCCCGGGATCGTGGCCGACGCCCCGCGGCGACCGTTGGACGAACGCGTCGGGCGCGCCGGCCTGGCGGTGCTCTACCTGGGAATCGGACTGCTGGCCGCCTGCATCGCGCTGCGCGGCCTGGCCACCATGCGGGCGCCGTGGGGCAACATGTACGAGTTCATCAACCTGACCTGTTTTGCCGGGCTGGTCGCGGGCGCGATCGTGTTGCGCCGACCGACCTACCGGCCGCTGTGGGTTTTCCTGCTGGTCCCGGTGCTGATCCTGCTCACGGTGTCCGGACGCTGGCTCTACGCCGCCGCCGCCCCGGTGATGCCGGCGCTGCAGTCCTACTGGCTGCCCATTCACGTGTCGGTGGTCAGCCTGGGCTCGGGGGTGTTCCTGGTCGCCGGCATCGCCAGCGTGCTGTTCCTGCTGCGGACCTCACGACTGGGCGCGCCCGATGCGCAGGGCGCCGCGGCACGCCTGGTGCGGCGGTTGCCCGACGCCCAGACCCTGGACCGGATCGCCTACCGAACCACGATCTTCGCCTTCCCGGTGTTCGGTTTCGGGGTGATGTTCGGGGCTATCTGGGCCGAGCAAGCGTGGGGCCGCTACTGGGGCTGGGATCCCAAGGAGACCGTGTCGTTCGTCGCCTGGGTGGTGTACGCGGCGTACCTGCACGCCAGGTCGACCGCGGGCTGGCGGGACCGGAAGGCGGCCTGGATCAACGTCGCCGGGTTCGTGGCCATGGTGGGCAATCTGTTCTTCGTTAACCTGGTGACTGTCGGCCTGCACTCGTATGCGGGTGTGGGCTGA
- a CDS encoding DUF4229 domain-containing protein gives MPAAPNDKTARGVVDIVVYAFARLLLVVVVSAAIYGVARLAGVTEFPLVVALLFALIIAMPLGIWLLRPLRLRATAALAVAGERRRAERERLRARLRGESVPDHPDED, from the coding sequence GTGCCAGCAGCGCCCAACGACAAGACCGCTCGGGGTGTCGTCGACATCGTGGTCTACGCCTTCGCCCGGCTGCTGTTGGTGGTCGTGGTCAGCGCCGCGATCTACGGGGTGGCGCGGCTGGCCGGGGTGACCGAATTCCCGCTGGTCGTTGCGCTGCTGTTCGCGTTGATCATTGCGATGCCACTGGGTATTTGGCTGTTGCGGCCGCTGCGGCTGCGCGCCACCGCCGCGCTCGCGGTGGCCGGTGAGCGTCGGCGCGCCGAACGTGAGCGGTTGCGGGCCCGGCTGCGCGGCGAGTCGGTGCCCGACCATCCGGACGAAGATTAG
- a CDS encoding NAD-dependent epimerase/dehydratase family protein: protein MRVLLTGAAGFIGSRVAAALRAAGHEVVGVDALLPAAHGPNPVLPPGCQRVDIRDADALAPLLAGVDLVCHQAAMVGAGVDAADAPAYGGHNDLATAVLLAQMFAAGVRRLVLASSMVVYGQGSYACPDHGPVDPLPRRRADLDAGVFEHRCPACGQPVGWRLVDEDAALRPRSLYAASKTAQEHYALAWSESTGGSVVALRYHNVYGPGMPRDTPYSGVAAIFRSSLEKGEPPRVFEDGGQMRDFVHVDDVAAANLAAARLVEVDRGGFTAVNVCSGRPISILQVATALCEARDCASPIITGHYRSGDVRHIVADPARAARLLGFRAAVQPHQGLREFAFAPLR, encoded by the coding sequence GTGAGGGTGCTGCTGACCGGTGCGGCCGGCTTCATCGGATCCCGGGTGGCGGCCGCGCTGCGTGCCGCCGGGCATGAGGTGGTGGGCGTCGACGCCCTCTTGCCCGCCGCGCACGGGCCCAACCCGGTGCTACCGCCGGGATGCCAGCGCGTCGACATCCGCGACGCCGACGCGCTGGCACCGCTGCTGGCCGGTGTGGACCTGGTGTGTCACCAGGCGGCGATGGTGGGCGCCGGCGTCGACGCGGCCGACGCGCCGGCTTATGGCGGCCACAACGATCTCGCCACCGCGGTGCTGCTGGCGCAGATGTTCGCCGCCGGGGTTCGCCGGCTGGTGCTGGCGTCGTCGATGGTGGTCTACGGGCAGGGCAGCTACGCCTGTCCCGATCACGGTCCGGTGGATCCGCTGCCGCGGCGGCGCGCCGACCTCGACGCCGGTGTCTTCGAGCACCGCTGCCCGGCCTGCGGCCAGCCGGTCGGCTGGCGGCTGGTCGACGAGGACGCCGCGCTGCGGCCGCGAAGCCTGTACGCGGCCAGCAAGACGGCGCAGGAGCATTACGCGCTGGCCTGGTCGGAATCGACCGGCGGGTCGGTGGTGGCGTTGCGCTACCACAACGTCTACGGCCCCGGCATGCCCCGGGACACCCCGTACTCCGGGGTGGCCGCGATCTTCCGTTCGTCACTCGAAAAAGGGGAGCCACCAAGGGTTTTCGAAGATGGCGGGCAGATGCGTGACTTCGTCCACGTGGACGACGTGGCCGCGGCCAACCTGGCGGCGGCACGCCTGGTCGAGGTGGACCGCGGGGGCTTCACCGCGGTCAACGTGTGTTCCGGGCGGCCCATCTCGATCCTGCAGGTGGCCACCGCGCTCTGCGAAGCCCGCGACTGCGCATCCCCGATCATCACCGGCCACTATCGCAGCGGCGATGTGCGCCACATCGTGGCCGATCCCGCCCGGGCCGCCCGGCTGCTGGGTTTTCGTGCGGCCGTCCAACCACACCAAGGGTTGCGCGAATTCGCGTTCGCGCCGCTGCGGTGA
- the fabH gene encoding beta-ketoacyl-ACP synthase III, protein MTEIATTSGAKNVGLLSVGAYRPERVVTNDEICQNIDSSDEWIYSRTGIKTRRFAADHESAVSMAAEACRRALSNASLTAADIDGVIVTTNTHFLQTPPAAPSVAAALGAKGVLGFDLSAGCAGFGYALGAAADMIRGGGAATMLVVGTEKLSPTIDMHDRGNCFIFADGAAAVVVGETPFQGIGPTVAGSDGEQAGAIRQDIDWITFAQNPSGPRPYVRLEGPAVFRWAAFKMGDVGRRALDAAGVKPDQIAVFVPHQANSRINELLVKNLQLRPDTVVANDIEHAGNTSAASIPLAIAEVMQTGAAKPRDLALLIGYGAGLSYAAQVVRMPLHGDA, encoded by the coding sequence ATGACGGAGATCGCCACGACCAGTGGTGCCAAGAACGTCGGACTGCTCAGCGTCGGGGCCTACCGCCCCGAGCGGGTGGTCACCAACGACGAGATATGTCAGAACATCGACTCATCCGACGAATGGATCTACAGCCGAACCGGGATCAAGACCCGCCGGTTCGCCGCCGACCACGAATCCGCCGTCTCGATGGCGGCCGAGGCATGTCGACGGGCATTGTCCAACGCCTCCCTGACCGCGGCCGACATCGATGGCGTGATCGTCACCACCAACACCCATTTCCTGCAAACCCCCCCGGCGGCCCCGAGTGTCGCGGCGGCGCTGGGCGCCAAGGGTGTGCTCGGGTTCGATCTCTCAGCGGGGTGCGCCGGGTTCGGATACGCGCTAGGCGCGGCGGCCGACATGATCCGGGGCGGAGGCGCCGCCACGATGCTGGTGGTCGGCACGGAAAAGCTTTCTCCCACGATCGACATGCACGACCGCGGCAACTGCTTCATCTTTGCCGACGGCGCTGCCGCGGTGGTGGTGGGCGAGACACCGTTTCAAGGCATCGGACCGACCGTCGCGGGTAGCGACGGCGAACAGGCCGGTGCCATCAGGCAAGACATTGACTGGATCACCTTTGCGCAAAATCCCAGCGGCCCACGCCCCTACGTGCGGCTCGAAGGTCCCGCGGTCTTCCGTTGGGCGGCATTCAAGATGGGCGACGTCGGTCGACGGGCGCTGGACGCCGCCGGGGTCAAACCCGATCAAATAGCCGTGTTCGTGCCCCATCAAGCCAATAGCCGCATCAACGAACTGCTGGTCAAAAACCTGCAATTGCGGCCGGACACCGTCGTCGCCAACGACATCGAACACGCCGGAAACACGTCGGCAGCTTCCATTCCGTTGGCGATCGCGGAAGTCATGCAGACGGGCGCGGCCAAGCCACGCGATTTGGCCCTGCTGATCGGCTACGGGGCGGGCCTCAGCTACGCCGCGCAGGTCGTCAGGATGCCGCTGCATGGCGACGCCTGA